Within Diabrotica virgifera virgifera chromosome 7, PGI_DIABVI_V3a, the genomic segment atagcgcaaaaaatggaaaacataatacattgcgaacaaaaagagatgaaactagtggagatggaaatgatcgttataaacgtataaattaacattacattacatagtttcccacctttagaacatagaggtatatattaacatagagggagcctaccttccgcgcttcctgacgacaagatctcatggactggtttgctgcatctctttctaacacattgtatcggaaatctataatgacattcagtgtgaatataggcacggaagaggaggacaactgtagcagctttactatgcgtaagagtgaacagcactaatccaaataaaaaagatggtgtcgtcacttcgctctgaatgacactctctctatgctaatatataactctatgctTTAGaagtatcagaggagtatgacaactgtcactgtgacagtagaattttataaaatactcctgtcacagacgtctaaaggtgggaagtGGGAAAccatgtaatgtaatgttaatttatacgtttataacgatcatttccacctctactagtttcatctctttgtTTCGCAATATacttatgttttccatcttttgcgctattttgccggttattagcgcgctcatcatcTGTACATCCCTCTTTTAACGTAGGCTTAATCAGAGCAGGgtacttcaaaaatatttttcttttccgTTTTATAATAAACAAATGCTATTAATTATCAACCTGAATAATTGGAATGAACTTACAATATTTACGTATTAATTAGTTGCATAAAAAACGTCAAATAGACTTATGTtgaagtaaaattgtggcttatagtccaggaaccaaagtttttcacctcgcaatttttacagagtggatcaatttgcttgattatttcattcataggagattctgaccaatagaaagctacagaaatctgaattaaatcgataatttttgataatctcccgtcgttaagtatattacgtcagatgcccttcgttgctacgaaaaaatacattcagtgacattaatgacaattaatgttttaaaaattataaaagtgatgactttcaatcgtcaaatatttataaaaactgtgtttaatggtacttacataaataaattacaatcaaattttggttttgaacagttttattcatgaaataatcgcaacaaattgcactcgacctctgaaattaatatagaatttttgctctcgtgacactttgacataatttcactcgccttcggctcgtgaaattaaaactgtcaaagtgtcactcgggaaaaattcaataatttcagagctcttgtgcaattactactgaaaatttgagaataagtagtggatagtccatggatcaaaatctatatgatgccgacaggcgcttttaccatgggggtggttgccaccccatctcgagggtgtaaattttttattagattttgaccgcaaaagttaataaaaaccttcattctaagcaaaaaatgttccatactttttttgataaaattaatagtttttgatttattcgccatcgaaagtgttagttttatatttaagaaatcaatgtttttcgatggtatactcatttacgattcactcaatttttgccgtagaacaaattttatcaaaccaagttcttgggaattaaattacctacaatttcatatttaaacattttttcgtatctctgatgctaatctttctattctgaaaaaatggcattttttaccaaattgcaaacattcgttattcggtTTAAACTTCagatttttaaaaactaatcattttaagccagtcaaacttctagaatctattaataatacataaataaagaagaacaaataaggccaatgactaaaaacaccgctaacttacattattatgcttccaattggatttctccttttttttcaaatatatatattgattttttaaccgtaacttttttattttttatcatagaaagttcgttaaaaaataattttgtaggtttttacaagatgtATAAGTCTATTAAtgttaaatccttttaaaatactcagtcacaaaaagaggtgccattaaaagggttggtaaaggtggttgttgcatgatattacaagttttaattgtcaatatatctcactaaatttttgccgtaaaaaaattttgcaaaccaagttcttaagaattaaataagctacaatttcatattaaatattttttcgtatctttgatgctaatctttctattttgaagaaaagggcattttttaccaaactacaaaaactcgttattcgcttttaactccattttaaaaaaaaataatcattctaagccgatcaaacttccagaacctattaacaatacataaatcaagaaaaccaaatcaggtcaatgacaaattttaattaggctGGTGATTGgggggttgtttacgatcacttttttgctgaaaaaaatcgggactgacattcttttcattagaagtcacttaatttttttagctagagattttttttctggagatacatatttttaaatactttaaattagtttcaacaagttatcctcaaaaaatgcatagttttcccgttctttgactttgaaactacaatatttagcaattgacgaagaagagccaatatataataaagtatagctcgattactattggtcttaaagaaaatgaaaaaagaaaaacggttttgtttattttttcaaaaggtacatttttgttaagttgttttgataaaacgaaaactgtttgagttattagtggaaaactgattaaaaacattgattttttcgatatgaaactaacactttcgatagcgaataaatcgaaaactatcaattttatcaaaaaaatgtatagaacgttttttgcttatattgaatgtttttaccaactcttgcggtcaaactataataaaaatttccacccccgagatggggtggcaaccacccccatggtaaaagcgtcttttggcatgatatagattttgatccttggactatccactacttattctcaaattttcaagcaaatcgatccattctgtaaaaattgcgaggttttgtcctattttaagcttcattacttggactattattaTTCCCAATCAAAATATAAACTGCATTAagatgtcacaagaaaatagatACAGAACAATAGTTaagtataaaataaaaacaaatagaGCGTAGAGTAGGTAGGTTAGAAACGTAGAAAGAACGAATTAGAAAGAAGATTAGAAAACGAATGGCATTTGGCATGCGGATGATACGGATAAAACTATAGTGAAAATTATCACTTTATACAGCTGCGAAGGTATAGCTACTGAATGAGAAAGAATACTGGCAACGCAGAGAGCAatggaaatggatttttggagaaaaGCAGCAGAAAGATCTAAAAGAGAAAGGATTGCCAACGAAGACATTAGAAAAATAACGGAACAATCATAGATGACTTatcaacaaaacaacttatctggttcggacatatACATAAAAATGATGAACAACGAATACCAAAGGAATTACTAAAATGACAACCAcaaggaaagagaaaacgaggtagacgGGGAAAAAGTTGGAGCAAAGGAATAAACAAAGAGGTGAGAGAAAGAAACGTATGGAACAACCGGaagatcgaagatcattttcttggcgcccatgatttgttagttttatttaattggtTCTTCTTTAGCACTTATTCGTCTTTAtacattttcagtacattattcttatcttaatatttaccttttctagtcatcggcatctactttgagctactattcttcgacaggcatgcaaacgagccgtatccatccttgagtgtcaagttgttctcttgcatctcttgctagccactccattcagtttgcctctgtctctttaTACTTCTACCTCTATCCAttttaattcccctttcttcaacTTCATCATCTTATCATCATTATCCCCCCACACaagtaatatttttattacttcagctttttcttaatattttttattacttcgtcttcttcaacgtagaagccacctCACTCTTTCTTCATTCTTTTCCCATTAGCTGACattaagtttttttctttttctacttctgttggagtttatccctctctttactttcactccaacagaagtacttctttttgtttcattgTTTAAAACGGCGGAGAAAGTTATAAACCGACCCGTAGTAGTAGTAGTATGATACAGATGAATATATAAAGGAACAGAAAAATTGAAGATATTAGGTGAGCCTTTATGCTCAGCATTGGATGGAAGAAGCTAAAATAGATATATTCATCACCCTTTCATTTAAGATATTGTGATTATATACAcatagatttaaataaaattattatctacTTAAGTACTTATCGAGGTGAAAAAAAAGAAGATAATCTAATgaattaatagggcttttcattcatagtcatttgtttcgagcttctgtcatatgtcgtataatccgtgtatattaatattatacaaggattatacgacatttgacagaagctcgaaacaaatgacagtcgatgaaaagccctattattaaattatctacttgaACCAAAAATGCAataggtattctttttctcacAGGCATCTTTCAGttcgtcacagtttttcgatttctttctaacgcattaaattgtatgtgacagaaaaaaggcacgtccatGATTACAGACAtgtataacatttattctagttgtcgatagatggcgctataatcgaaaaaaaaatatttacgaaatgTATATCTAATATAACTACGAATATagtctgtacaatttataagactatacaaatcaaagaaacgaccattttataaatgcaataaacacaattgatttgtttttttgccaaattgcaaataaaattcgataactgtcagatttaactaaaatgtcatgttagaataaatgtgtattatattaagcgtagactcggcatactcacaaaaaaagcgtaacgcggaaacagtcgatcggtggtctatctatctcttttaaccaaacaTGACTGACAAAGTGCATcgcatgtgactgacaaagatggctagaccactcaatcctatgtcgacgttacaccccgatacattgagtggcatatccctagccaagtctatccttaacatgtctctggtATTATCACGgatttacctttttttctatcatttgtgaagCACTGAAAAATGCCTATGAAAAGGACCAGATAGGTACACCGAGATAAAAGATCAAATCGTAAAAAATGCATTCACATGATCAGTTTTCAAAGATTATTTATTGTATAAGAATTCAAGTAGATCCAAtcaatagtttttaagttaagaATTAAGAACTTTGGAACATAAACGTATTATCTGATTTTGATTAAATGTTTCCGATTAAAAATCACATGCAATTTAGATTGtattaaataatttttctaattCGTTATagataaaatatcaaaaattatgaACAACTGGCGTGATTATAGCCTTATTTACTTGATAGGTACTTAATTTAGGTACATAGATATATTAAATATTTGGAGCTTCTGTGCTTCCATCTATGGTATACATCATCCTCATACCTTATATCATCATACATAGGTACATCATATTCTCGCAGTATCCGGTTTGGGTGGTTTTCTAGCTTAGCGAAACTTTTTCCGGCTTTTTCCTCCATCATATCCAGTacccttatttgttttaggtctaTCTGAAGAGGAACCATTCAGCAAGATATCGGGGCTCGTTTGGAGCTTCTCTAAGTCGCCGGAGCTCGTCTTGCAGTTGTTGTGTGCTGCTTGAATCTTCTTTTTGTTGCTATGACTGTGTGTCCCTGCAAGATATGCGTATCTAATAATTGGTAGTGTGATTCTgtttatcagtcttaattttgtttagctaatttgcttcttcaTCCTGTGAGTCGTCTTATTGTGAGTCCTCTTATTGCGGCTCTGGTCGttgctgttttctggactgtcGCTTTAATAGTATGTGGTGTGAATTTTAGACCATGATCCaatggcggctcgtaccactttaagaaggtagtgccacaactcgggcagccgccaaaatttttagtgacggattcacgatattgtcaaaaaaaggtatactgacaacaaaaactaaaaaaaaaatatgcgcggatacttttatcttatgtacatattttaagtttattgatctgaggtgccaagcaattgtccaacattgatcaaaacagttccgtaaattaattaataataaaaacctcttaacctaccaccagcatttactgctgatagtgcttgaaaattgttattacgatttagtctctatttaccaatttataaaaataatactatttcattattcacacacatgcacaaatttttgtaatgtcattttttgcacttttaaagtttacgatattcattcttctattttttggttgcaaagttttcaatgactttataattaaaattatcaatacaatttacaaaatgcttttctgcagatagcatacctaaagcactaggtttcgatgtaaacatcgaaaaacagcgttctgcttcagatgttgatatagaaatggtaactaaaatacttaaaagtttaatagtttcttcaaatgtgctttttaaaccttccctctGCAATAAAACCTATAGCGAAAcggccccagaggtagtacttaattcgtctcccTAATatagtacctacttctaattcagttttaaaccgagttttgcttaaaaattaaaattgtctccatggttcattaagaaatgattcggagaactgatgcttataggcagaaaacttctccgacataaataaattagaagcaactaaatgtccggagaaggtagaccttttaaagatctggtactttgaataatatgaacctttaagtcgttgtctaattcggcgctaaaattgaccagctccttaaatatgcctctattttctgaattttctttttcgtcgtgacctcttaaagctaactcgaaagctccacaacaccttataacatttgtagtttttttttctagcgaaaaaccaccaaaaaatttttaaaagactaatctttattgtcaattaataaattaaacttaagaaataatcaaaatattatcaaaatacccacgatcatgatgcactaaaagtttaattataaatacaaaaactttttaacagaaaatatacctaataaaagcgacaaaccagcacgtaaagaaactcaaaataaatagacctgggcccggattacgtacactcgatacgcatcgtatccgccatgttttaccgtagcgccCACATGTGGGGGTATGCTGtggtagcgccttatgggaaaacatggcggatacgattcgtatcgagtgttcgtaatccgggccctggcttcataccctcgtgcctggcacagagattctaatgttaaggtatactaatagtccaatgtacctctttctctgtcacttacatataatgctcgtaaaatctttctctctttactcgtgccagtactgacttcggcgcgaaggagattctcctgtcgaatactctccgctgtcgcCAGGGATTGTATTGcacccatagttgccatattttatataatttatgaagatcaaaagaaatacacacgaaaaaattaataggaattaaaaagttttgaagataaaaaatatgtttatggatagttagcaagatagtgccatggctctatggcactacctcacgggccgccactgccaTGATCCATTGTGACTTctaggtatttagcttcgttttGCCTTTCAATGGGTCTGTCTTGCACTGTCCTCCTACTCCTGGATTCTCCAGGTTCCTGTGGATATAGTTTTAGGAAATTTACAGACCGTACTGGATACGATAGAAGAATGAAGTATTCGAtaatggaaaatagcaataaatccagaaAAGATCCAAGCAGTTATCTTTAAAAAGAGAAGAGATATCATGTGTTGTTAATAACGGTATCCTCAGATAAATGTTTTAATACCGATTGTTGGATTGTTTGAATTCTCTTTTGAACGAAGTAAAACAAAATTGATAcagtataaaaatatttattaaacaataaataaaaataactatCTAATTAAATCCACTCTTTTTGGACCAAGGTTTTGaataaaaatacaaattttcGTCGAGCAATAGGATGTATggaatttattgttaaatttttgaGTTGCTCAAAGTCAGTCTTTTCTccttttttgttaaatattatagTGGTCATTATAAGTATATGCTGAAATTCTAGAAGAGCGTTCTGCTTTAGATTGTTTATAAAATCGATATATTTAAATGGAGTCACGTCACATTTGAAGGCTTCTAAAGTTTTAATGAAATGTTCATGGTACAGCATTAGAAGATAATCGAAATGTTCTTCTAAAACCACTACTTCCACACTAGTAATAAGAAAGAAGAATAGATCTAATGTGATGTCTTGTACAGAGTACATTTGAAAGTCAAcgaatttattttttatcatCTTTCCATCTTCATTTTTCTTTTGCATTGTATTATTTAACCACATATCTTTATGTATGAATCCAGAAAATACCGATTTATTAGGATCGGGCTTGCCGAACAAATGTTctccttttttaaatttttcctcTTCAGCATCCATTATAGCATCCAACTTATCTATATACCTTCGGCAAAAATTATCTacttttaatatttgtttcaGCAGAGTTCGTGGTATTCCAGGCCCATCTCCAGGCCCATGATCAGGCCCATCTCCAGGCCCATGTCCAGGTCCAGGGCCAGGCCCTTTGTCTTTGGGTTTCTCCACAAAGGCAGGTGGGCCTGGGCAGTTGTCGAGAATTACCCTTTTGAACAGATCAGGGTCTTTCAGTTTCATTGCTAAAGGAATTGCGTGGAAAGTAGCCAGGTCAGTCAGCAGTAATTTAGCACCGTCAAAGTCGAATCCCTTGTGTCTGTCTTCATTACTGTATCCTGCaaatttaaaagtatttattagatCACAAATATAGCTAGTCGCCATTTTATACTAATTAAATAGATACAGCGAACATGTAACCCTATGAGGACCAAGGCGGGAGTACCGCAGGGCTGCGTACTGAAGTCATTGCTTTGGAATAATCTGTACAAGATTTTGGAGACAGACCTGGGCGTTGGTGTACAGAGAATAGCAAAAGCAGATGATATTGTGGTGCTAGTGAAGCAAAACGAAGAACTGGTCAATCAAACATGCATGGAGGGAACCAAGCTGTTAACAAAGTGCCTAAAGCAGAAAATGGCTAAAAAGAGACAGTCCAGAATGCGATAGGTAGCTCATTTTATTATTTAGTTATTCATTGCTAATCTACAATCTACTTCAATAAAGTACCTAATAAGAAAATATGATGCAAGTTCTTGGCAGTTAGGTCTTCTGGCCAAAGCCTTTTAAGTTGTCTGTCAATCTAGGGAGGGttgaataattaaaaatatcacaaggaaaaattcctgtactggatgtataccataaatcacaaaaaataaaaaccttattttgtaaaagctatatgtatttaaaatccctaaaaagggctgtatcacaaaacgttttcgaaatcaatattccatcatcagtgttatcacaggtttacatgctttaagccaccaaaatgtgtttaggttgtcacctaaactctgccatgtaagatTCCAACTacaattttccaaccaatatggttgatgtcatgtgacgCCAGGGGTTAATccggaaatattttaaacatccttcaaaataagataacataatgtaaccccaactgtttaaaatcaatttaagggtttttacccgtacattttggtggcttaaaggatgtaaacctgtgataacactgatgatggaatattgattccgaaaacgttttgtgatacagccctttttagggattttaaatacatataccttttacaaaataaggtttttattttttggttgaaTAATTAGTCTATGAGATGGTTTGGATGGATTACACTGCGATTCACGTATCTTGTGGAGTGGTCAGCGATCACATCATTGACAAAAGGAATGTTGAGGTCTGCATGAAGGGTTTGGTTTGACACGTACCATGGGGCTTTAGCTAACATACGAATAGTCTTTGACTGGAAAGTCTAGCATTTTGATGTTGGATGGTTTGCTACAGCCCCACAGCTCGATTCCGTATGTCCACACTGGGTTGAGTATTGTTTTATAGATGGTCAGTTTGTTTTCTAATGAAAGTTGCGATCTTCTCTTGCTCATATTTTTAGCTTTTAGGTCGATGTGTCGTCGTTTGGCTACAATATGTGATATCCAAGTAAGTTTTTCGTCTAGATGAGGGCCCAGGTACTTTACTTCTGTTTTTATTGGTATAGATAGGTGAATTATTTAGGTGTAGTTGTGGGCATCTAATTCTTCGATTTGTGAACTTAACTTGACAAGATTTGTTTGTGTTGACGTTTATTTTCCAGTATCTAAGCTATAGTCTTCTAGTTCATTGAGATGATTTTGCAATTTGTTAAAtactaattttttattgtttaagaaaAATTAGATTTCCAAATATTTGACAGTGGCaagtattaaaataaataatctaataacagaAATAGAATGCCAGGCATGAAAGTAGTAAACTAGTTGCTGAATGAAATCAAAAGAGAAATTAGAAAAGAAATACAAGACATAAAACGATCAGAATAATGTAAACGAAGCCTTAAAACAAAACGAAGAAGGAATAAAACAAATCAAAGACGAAGtaaaaataatgaaagaaaaTTGGAAAAAGAAAGAgataatttaaaagaaaaattaatagaTTTGTAAAAGACAGTTGACAGAATGAACAACAAAAAATTATCAACAGACTAATGATAAAATAAGATAGGGGGAGCAAATGTAAAAGAACTTAAGAAAGATGGGTATTGAAACACAAAAGGATACAGGTGAATGGCGATGATAAATAGAAAACATCGTAGAAAATGTAGAACAAAACTGAGAATGGGCGCCGACACACAGAAAAGCTTCCACGGGAGTGTATAGGtgttatgatgatgatgaagctGTCTAATCGATGTCTAATCTGGAACTTAAGGTTATGCATGAAACAGCAGCTTGTATAACGTAGAGAATTGGATTGCAAAAGCATTACCTAattccagtggcggctcgtggccttggagacagggtcggcaaggtttttttgtctcctcatataggtataccatcaaactaaaaggcttaattcatcataggagattttgttgttttttgctttttttttatttgatgtacttgatattctctcttgtttcatggtgtttcgacaatacgtgttgattcttttgagacaaggtaaatcccgttttttttaggcagaaattggtggtaataagaaaattgataaacagtttgttgtaatgaattgcagtacttactacatagaattatacatacatattgtgcaacttatcccacttggaccagcataatttttaaatacctaacttgtaataataaatatcttggaaattctttggcgaacgtaacttttaaattttaaatcgtcaaagaggtcaaaaatttgcaaatcttcaaaattctaAAAACGAGTATCATTTGCATATAAtcgtaggtatccaaaatttcaagatatacttactcgtttttcgagaatatgtatcatgtcgttgtctttttggggtggttcg encodes:
- the LOC126888440 gene encoding uncharacterized protein LOC126888440: MEDERIKDLNNLLKPVLGENVEIVDKTITNLTQPGENYWSDMLRLQVTTKNKDTNATNTEHFVAKCVIIDEKMPKELTAAGAHMFKPEIAFYNEIIPAMQKFAKEHGLKEVDFFPKLIAARYNLDGKEHPDENAVLLLENLQVAGYSNEDRHKGFDFDGAKLLLTDLATFHAIPLAMKLKDPDLFKRVILDNCPGPPAFVEKPKDKGPGPGPGHGPGDGPDHGPGDGPGIPRTLLKQILKVDNFCRRYIDKLDAIMDAEEEKFKKGEHLFGKPDPNKSVFSGFIHKDMWLNNTMQKKNEDGKMIKNKFVDFQMYSVQDITLDLFFFLITSVEVVVLEEHFDYLLMLYHEHFIKTLEAFKCDVTPFKYIDFINNLKQNALLEFQHILIMTTIIFNKKGEKTDFEQLKNLTINSIHPIARRKFVFLFKTLVQKEWI